A genomic window from Silene latifolia isolate original U9 population chromosome 11, ASM4854445v1, whole genome shotgun sequence includes:
- the LOC141614826 gene encoding putative acetyltransferase At3g50280, which translates to MGSRSQGSHTLTLLSECFVKPPNLDNKEAPKKLTYLGGTDLFMLALDTMQKGLLFDTKLQPDFLAKLKKSLYISLIHFYPLAGQLGIQKFDNEQTCCFYVDCEAGPGARLLHASVNNSVSDIVSSVDVHPIVEFFFDLGEKSINYEGHTRPLLSVQVTELVDGFFIGFTMNHCIADGTSLWHFISTLSEIFCQVKDNDKNEYREVHEVSISRKPIIETLFPSGGYGPTFRLPYLKPDEFVNRYKYDPGPLRVRIFHFSPKSISMLKSKANEECGLQNNISSFQALCAFMWQSITRARNLRTEDETRLSIPMNARTRFNPPFPDEYFRNSITVAKGETKVGDLMSNSLGHAALIVNQCIKMQDGTYYRKLAKYFEENACVVPRGSASANVTIGGSPRFDMYGPKFGVGKAVAVLAGYASKDDGKVTANPGCEGSGSVDLEVCLRPENMNALELDEEFMSFVSTI; encoded by the coding sequence AAGAAGCACCTAAAAAGCTAACTTACTTGGGCGGAACTGATCTATTCATGTTAGCACTTGACACAATGCAAAAGGGTCTCCTTTTCGATACCAAATTACAACCCGATTTCCTAGCGAAACTCAAAAAATCGTTATACATCTCCCTCATTCACTTCTACCCTTTAGCTGGCCAACTCGGGATCCAAAAATTCGATAATGAGCAAACTTGTTGCTTCTACGTCGATTGTGAGGCGGGCCCCGGAGCCCGCCTCCTCCATGCGAGTGTAAACAACTCTGTTTCTGACATAGTCTCCTCAGTCGACGTTCACCCAATTGTGGAATTTTTCTTTGATCTAGGAGAAAAATCTATTAACTATGAAGGTCATACTAGACCGCTTTTGTCGGTTCAAGTAACGGAGCTCGTCGATGGATTTTTTATCGGGTTCACCATGAACCATTGTATTGCGGATGGTACTTCGTTATGGCATTTTATTTCTACATTGTCCGAGATTTTTTGTCAAGTCAAGGATAATGACAAAAATGAGTACCGTGAGGTGCACGAGGTTTCCATATCTAGGAAACCAATAATTGAAACATTATTTCCTAGTGGTGGGTACGGTCCAACATTCCGGTTGCCTTATCTCAAACCGGATGAGTTTGTAAACCGGTACAAATACGATCCAGGCCCATTAAGAGTACGGATATTTCACTTCTCGCCCAAGTCGATATCAATGCTCAAGTCCAAGGCAAACGAAGAATGTGGGCTTCAGAATAACATATCATCCTTTCAGGCCTTGTGTGCGTTTATGTGGCAATCCATCACACGGGCTAGAAATTTACGAACAGAAGACGAGACCCGATTGTCTATACCCATGAATGCTCGAACCCGATTCAACCCGCCTTTCCCGGACGAATATTTTCGTAATTCTATCACGGTGGCCAAAGGCGAGACTAAGGTGGGTGATCTAATGAGCAATAGTTTAGGTCACGCCGCGTTAATAGTTAATCAATGTATCAAAATGCAAGATGGAACATACTACCGCAAATTGGCGAAGTACTTTGAGGAGAACGCTTGTGTTGTCCCTCGCGGTTCAGCCTCTGCTAATGTAACCATAGGTGGTTCGCCAAGGTTTGATATGTATGGGCCGAAATTTGGGGTTGGTAAAGCGGTGGCTGTTTTAGCGGGCTATGCTAGTAAGGATGATGGAAAGGTGACGGCGAATCCAGGATGTGAAGGAAGTGGAAGTGTGGATTTGGAGGTTTGTCTTAGGCCTGAGAACATGAATGCTCTTGAGTTAGACGAAGAGTTTATGAGTTTTGTGTCAACAATTTAA